A DNA window from Methylobacterium sp. NMS14P contains the following coding sequences:
- a CDS encoding DUF1328 domain-containing protein, producing MTLLKWALICFVISLIAGGLGFTGIASGAGSLARILFGLFLLIAIVIVVIAFAVGQAVF from the coding sequence ATGACCCTTCTGAAATGGGCCCTCATCTGCTTCGTGATCTCGCTGATCGCCGGCGGTCTCGGCTTCACCGGCATCGCCTCCGGCGCCGGCTCGCTGGCCCGCATCCTGTTCGGCCTGTTCCTGCTCATCGCCATCGTGATCGTGGTCATCGCTTTCGCGGTCGGTCAGGCGGTGTTCTGA
- a CDS encoding chloride channel protein: MVEKRDDVRETTDAPPPQRSRYRRSIMRLRSASMEAYPLWRGRLLFLVGGIGVGLAAVLMAKGADLAQDGFRRLTAPSPLIALVLTPAGFALAALLALTVFPNSQGSGIPQVIAARHARDTGFRYSLISPRVAFGKVLVLFLGLFCGASAGREGPTVQVGAAIMAAFGRLTPERLPGLLLAGGAAGVAAAFNTPLAGIVFGIEELGRAYEARSSGLIVAGIVAAGLTSLGLLGNYTYFGTTDAALPLAAGWIVPLIAVIGGLAGGLFSRLVILFARGLPGAAGRTVRKRPVIFAAACGLCVALCGLASGGAAYGTGYEEAKAILHGDAAAGWTYAPLKFAATVLSSISGIPGGLFAPSLAVGAGLGGTVHGLLPGMPVGAVVLIGMVAYLTGVLQAPITSFVIVTEMTQNHAMVIPLMVAALLADAASKAICRGGLYHTLAEIMLERADVPAQPVAKTG, from the coding sequence ATGGTCGAGAAGCGGGACGACGTGCGGGAAACGACGGATGCCCCGCCCCCGCAGCGGTCGCGCTACCGCCGCTCGATCATGCGCCTGCGGTCGGCCTCGATGGAGGCCTACCCGCTGTGGCGCGGGCGCCTGCTGTTCCTCGTGGGCGGCATCGGCGTGGGCCTCGCCGCCGTGCTGATGGCCAAGGGTGCCGACCTGGCGCAGGACGGGTTCCGCCGGCTCACGGCGCCGTCGCCGCTGATCGCCCTGGTGCTGACCCCCGCGGGCTTCGCCCTCGCCGCGCTTCTCGCCCTCACGGTCTTCCCGAACTCGCAGGGCTCGGGCATCCCGCAGGTGATCGCGGCCCGCCACGCGCGGGATACCGGCTTCCGCTACTCCCTGATCTCGCCGCGCGTGGCCTTCGGCAAGGTGCTGGTCCTGTTCCTGGGCCTATTCTGCGGCGCCTCCGCGGGCCGCGAGGGGCCGACCGTGCAGGTCGGCGCCGCGATCATGGCCGCCTTCGGCCGCCTGACCCCGGAGCGCCTGCCCGGACTGCTCCTGGCGGGCGGCGCGGCCGGCGTCGCGGCGGCCTTCAACACGCCCCTCGCCGGCATCGTGTTCGGCATCGAGGAACTGGGACGCGCCTACGAGGCGCGCTCCTCCGGCCTGATCGTGGCCGGGATCGTGGCCGCGGGCCTGACCTCGCTCGGGCTTCTCGGCAACTATACCTATTTCGGGACGACCGACGCCGCCCTGCCGCTGGCGGCCGGCTGGATCGTCCCGCTGATCGCGGTGATCGGCGGCCTCGCGGGCGGCCTGTTCAGCCGCCTCGTGATCCTGTTCGCCCGCGGCCTGCCAGGCGCGGCCGGGCGGACGGTCCGGAAGCGGCCCGTGATCTTCGCGGCGGCCTGCGGGCTGTGCGTCGCCCTGTGCGGCCTCGCCTCCGGGGGCGCGGCCTACGGGACCGGCTACGAGGAGGCCAAGGCCATCCTCCACGGCGACGCGGCGGCCGGATGGACCTACGCGCCCCTGAAATTCGCCGCCACCGTGCTGAGCTCGATCAGCGGCATTCCGGGCGGCCTGTTCGCGCCGTCCCTCGCGGTCGGGGCCGGCCTCGGCGGCACGGTCCACGGCCTCCTGCCGGGCATGCCCGTGGGCGCCGTCGTGCTGATCGGGATGGTGGCCTACCTGACGGGCGTGCTGCAGGCGCCGATCACCAGCTTCGTCATCGTCACCGAGATGACCCAGAACCACGCGATGGTGATCCCGCTGATGGTCGCGGCCCTGCTGGCCGACGCGGCCTCGAAGGCGATCTGTCGGGGCGGCCTCTATCACACCTTGGCGGAGATCATGCTGGAACGCGCCGACGTGCCGGCGCAGCCGGTGGCGAAGACCGGCTGA
- a CDS encoding GCG_CRPN prefix-to-repeats domain-containing protein: MRMKLAGAALLALGALTATAGTAEAAQGCGPGFHRGWSGWCKPNWRPYAYRPVYYARPVVYGWHRPWGWHHRWGWRHAGWHRPWGWHHHGGWRRAAWHHRW; encoded by the coding sequence ATGCGGATGAAGCTGGCAGGCGCAGCACTTCTCGCGCTCGGAGCCTTGACCGCCACGGCCGGTACGGCGGAGGCCGCCCAGGGCTGCGGCCCGGGCTTCCATCGGGGCTGGTCGGGCTGGTGCAAGCCGAACTGGCGCCCCTACGCGTACCGCCCGGTCTACTACGCGCGGCCGGTGGTCTACGGCTGGCACCGGCCCTGGGGCTGGCACCATCGGTGGGGCTGGCGTCACGCGGGCTGGCACCGCCCCTGGGGATGGCATCATCACGGCGGCTGGCGCCGGGCCGCTTGGCACCACAGGTGGTGA